The following coding sequences lie in one Arachis ipaensis cultivar K30076 chromosome B03, Araip1.1, whole genome shotgun sequence genomic window:
- the LOC107633102 gene encoding uncharacterized protein LOC107633102: MYVVDDASMQGMFSIYQQTRAQVSVIELYVEFEELVEVNLPKPNIDWTVYNTESEEEFEGTYHIVGPVEDVNEDDIIVEPDVADVTNALTSQHLSREPSFMHALDLDAMNAPEFPEFVNTNPVVVTDGEFVISIEFSSREIVIAAIKDYTIRWGVNYRVCESEPITFYAKCVQYGTNCNWLIRASLIKRKFCWVIRRYNVDPSLKVKSVIAEVQSKFNYTISYRKAWLAKQKAIANIFGGWEASCEALLSWYKAMVQKDPSATVEIETAPAYQGDEVVQDIRILTRVFWSFYPCIRAFRNCKPIVQIDGTHLYGKYKGALLVAISQDGNGNIVPLAFAVVEGETSDAWHFFLTHLRTHVVTRDGIGLISDRHNSITSAITRSNGSWEPPRAIRMFCVRHIASNFLRNFKAPYLQKLIVNMGLCVNLMCSMQDYVSVVRLTLSGSIGSHISNMLWRSIMDIAGVI, from the exons ATGTATGTGGTTGACGATGCAAGTATGCAAGGGATGTTTTCGATCTACCAACAAACACGGGCACAAGTGTCAGTTATCGAGTTATATGTTGAGTTCGAAGAATTAGTTGAGGTTAATTTACCCAAACCTAACATCGACTGGACGGTTTATAACACTGAAAGTGAAGAGGAATTCGAGGGCACTTATCATATTGTTGGTCCAGTTGAAGATGTCAACGAAGATGATATCATAGTTGAGCCTGACGTTGCAGATGTGACAAATGCACTAACGAGCCAACATCTATCTAGAGAGCCTTCTTTTATGCATGCTTTGGATCTAGATGCTATGAATGCACCAGAATTTCCTGAGTTTGTCAATACAA ACCCTGTTGTTGTTACGGATGGTGAATTTGTCATCAGCATAGAGTTTAGTTCTAGAGAAATTGTGATTGCAGCAATTAAAGATTATACCATTCGTTGGGGTGTGAATTATCGAGTGTGTGAATCTGAGCCAATCACATTTTATGCTAAGTGTGTACAATATGGAACAAATTGCAATTGGCTTATCAGGGCTAGTCTTATTAAGAGAAAGTTTTGTTGGGTTATAAGGCGGTACAATG TTGATCCATCTTTAAAGGTGAAATCGGTGATTGCTGAAGTACAATCGAAATTCAATTATACGATAAGTTACCGCAAAGCATGGCTGGCTAAGCAAAAGGCAATTGCGAATATTTTTGGTGGTTGGGAAGCTTCTTGTGAAGCTTTGCTGTCGTGGTATAAAGCAATGGTACAAAAAGATCCATCAGCTACAGTCGAGATCGAAACTGCACCAGCTTACCAAGGGGATGAGGTGGTCCAGGATATTAGGATACTGACACGGGTGTTTTGGAGCTTTTATCCTTGCATTAGAGCATTTAGGAACTGCAAACCAATCGTCCAAATAGATGGCACACATCTGTATGGCAAATACAAAGGAGCTCTCTTAGTTGCAATTTCTCAGGATGGCAATGGCAATATTGTGCCTCTTGCATTTGCCGTTGTTGAAGGTGAGACTTCTGATGCATGGCACTTCTTTCTTACTCATTTGCGCACACATGTGGTGACGCGGGATGGTATCGGGCTTATCTCTGATCGACACAACTCTATTACCTCAGCAATAACACGTAGTAACGGATCATGGGAGCCTCCGAGAGCTATCCGCATGTTTTGTGTTAGGCACATAGCATCCAACTTCTTAAGGAATTTTAAGGCACCGTATTTACAGAAGTTGATTGTAAATATGG GACTGTGCGTGAATTTAATGTGCAGTATGCAAGATTACGTGAGCGTGGTGAGGCTTACACTAAGTGGCTCGATCGGATCCCACATCAGCAATATGCTTTGGCGTTCGATAATGGATATCGCTGGGGTTATATGA